A stretch of Candidatus Leptovillus gracilis DNA encodes these proteins:
- a CDS encoding gamma-glutamylcyclotransferase → MAHQMVHQMGHQMVHQTDMKPNPEPLPFFVYGTLLPGQPNAYLWQEAVAGQQTAVLPNGRLYDLGAFPMLVQEGEESVRGVLLQIEAEQYQQVLDRLDALEGYDPTRPDASAYRRVKCLVTGADGRLYTAWVYLGHTAAQPDMKPIPGGDWAAYAAATFPDIEQWWQSIASVHGLLNPPPTGA, encoded by the coding sequence ATGGCCCATCAAATGGTCCATCAAATGGGCCATCAAATGGTCCATCAAACGGATATGAAACCCAATCCCGAACCTTTACCGTTTTTTGTCTATGGCACGCTGCTGCCGGGTCAGCCCAATGCTTATTTGTGGCAAGAGGCTGTCGCCGGGCAGCAAACGGCCGTACTGCCTAACGGCCGTCTCTATGACTTAGGCGCTTTTCCTATGTTGGTGCAAGAGGGTGAGGAATCTGTGCGGGGTGTGCTGCTCCAGATAGAGGCGGAACAGTATCAACAGGTGCTGGACCGTTTGGACGCGCTGGAAGGATATGACCCAACCCGGCCAGACGCTTCGGCTTACCGGCGGGTGAAGTGTCTGGTCACTGGGGCAGACGGCCGTCTCTATACCGCCTGGGTCTATCTGGGGCACACCGCCGCCCAGCCAGATATGAAGCCTATCCCCGGCGGTGACTGGGCCGCCTATGCGGCGGCCACGTTTCCCGACATCGAGCAGTGGTGGCAATCCATCGCGTCTGTCCACGGCCTGCTCAATCCACCCCCTACCGGCGCATAA
- the smpB gene encoding SsrA-binding protein SmpB: MAKPEGSIKVIAKNKRATFDFQLLDKFEAGLVLTGTEIKSIRDHQVNLQNSYVQARKGELWLVDVHIAPYVHGTRENHDPVRPRKLLLHRREINKILDQIAQKSLTLIPTRLYLKDGRAKIEIALARGKQKQDKRQDIAKRDDQRRMERALQEKYR; encoded by the coding sequence ATGGCAAAACCAGAGGGCAGCATCAAAGTAATAGCCAAAAACAAACGGGCGACGTTTGATTTTCAACTGTTGGACAAATTCGAGGCGGGGCTGGTGTTAACCGGCACAGAAATCAAGTCCATCCGCGACCATCAGGTGAACCTGCAAAACAGCTACGTGCAGGCGCGCAAAGGGGAACTGTGGCTGGTAGACGTTCACATCGCCCCTTACGTTCACGGCACACGGGAAAACCATGACCCGGTACGGCCGCGCAAACTGCTGCTGCACCGGCGCGAAATCAACAAAATTCTGGACCAGATAGCCCAGAAAAGTTTAACACTGATTCCCACGCGGCTGTATTTGAAAGACGGCCGTGCCAAAATTGAAATCGCCCTGGCGCGGGGCAAACAAAAGCAGGACAAACGGCAAGACATCGCCAAGCGCGACGATCAACGGCGCATGGAACGGGCTTTGCAGGAGAAATACCGGTAG
- a CDS encoding S41 family peptidase, giving the protein MNDSKSSPVKWIVWIVGGLGLVCLVSTMSAASFFLGRASAFNNTAVETVTELVEVTRQVEVVVTVVETVVETAVPIPTTTVPTTPQAETATEVVAQPDPPTPQPTETTPETAVPEVVQDLDLDIFYEAWNIIGQQYDGELPDDEELLYAIIGSSINALDDPYTRFVVPEVAARLRQDMGGSVEGIGAFVRETEDGFIEIVRPINGQPADLVGLRAGDLIIAVDGESIIGQGIDEVLLKVRGPQGSVVVLTILRGGDEELEFTVTRTRFEIPIIETSMVTDDIGYIRLTEFNANANQRVREALNELTAQGAQSIIFDLRDNPGGFLDQSIRIADLFLADGVILFERNNKGLSETFTAVPGDEGEEIPMVLLVNAGSASASEIVAGALGDNDRAILIGETTFGKGSVQQLHTLSNGAELRVTIARWYTPANISISDAGIAPDIEIPSPDDFDLGGEGDTQLERAIEYLQTGQ; this is encoded by the coding sequence ATGAATGATTCTAAATCCTCGCCGGTAAAGTGGATTGTATGGATTGTGGGCGGTCTGGGCCTGGTTTGTCTGGTAAGCACCATGAGCGCCGCCAGTTTCTTCCTGGGCCGGGCCAGCGCGTTTAATAACACGGCCGTCGAAACAGTGACCGAGTTGGTCGAAGTGACGCGGCAGGTGGAAGTGGTGGTCACAGTGGTGGAGACGGTGGTAGAAACGGCCGTGCCCATCCCCACCACCACCGTACCCACCACCCCCCAGGCGGAAACAGCGACCGAGGTGGTGGCCCAACCAGACCCACCCACACCCCAGCCCACCGAGACAACCCCGGAAACGGCCGTGCCCGAAGTGGTACAAGACCTCGACCTGGACATTTTTTACGAAGCCTGGAACATCATTGGGCAGCAGTATGATGGCGAACTGCCGGACGACGAAGAACTGCTGTACGCCATCATCGGCAGTTCCATCAATGCACTAGATGACCCCTACACCCGTTTTGTTGTGCCAGAGGTGGCCGCCCGGCTGCGCCAGGACATGGGTGGTTCGGTGGAAGGCATTGGCGCTTTTGTCCGCGAAACCGAGGATGGCTTCATTGAAATTGTGCGCCCCATCAACGGCCAACCGGCCGATCTGGTGGGCCTGCGCGCCGGCGACCTGATCATCGCCGTGGATGGCGAATCCATTATCGGGCAGGGCATAGACGAGGTGCTGTTGAAGGTGCGCGGACCGCAGGGCAGCGTGGTGGTCCTCACCATCCTGCGCGGCGGCGATGAGGAGCTGGAATTTACCGTAACACGGACGCGCTTCGAGATTCCCATCATCGAGACCAGCATGGTGACGGATGACATTGGTTATATTCGCCTGACGGAGTTTAACGCCAACGCCAACCAACGGGTGCGCGAAGCGCTGAACGAACTGACAGCGCAGGGGGCGCAAAGCATCATCTTCGATTTGCGCGACAACCCCGGCGGTTTCCTGGACCAATCTATCCGCATCGCTGACCTGTTTTTGGCCGACGGGGTGATTTTGTTTGAGCGAAACAACAAGGGCTTGTCGGAAACATTTACGGCCGTGCCTGGCGACGAAGGCGAAGAAATACCGATGGTACTGCTGGTGAACGCCGGCAGCGCCAGCGCGTCGGAAATTGTCGCCGGGGCGCTGGGCGACAACGATCGCGCCATCCTCATCGGCGAAACAACGTTTGGCAAGGGGTCGGTGCAGCAGCTTCATACCCTGTCCAATGGCGCGGAACTGCGCGTGACCATTGCCCGCTGGTACACCCCGGCCAATATCTCCATCAGCGACGCCGGCATCGCCCCGGACATCGAAATCCCCTCGCCCGATGATTTCGACCTGGGCGGCGAGGGAGATACGCAGTTGGAACGGGCGATAGAATATTTGCAGACCGGGCAGTAG
- a CDS encoding S41 family peptidase — MSEKTRNILAIAMLMLLAGSAFVAGYFTNDFVELQTGGTLVRQRQEFDVFWEAWERIEESFIGDMPSTRDLTYNAIRGSMSYLQDPYTVFIEPVARAEERQSLQGTFGGIGALLSRPEEGGPIILEPIPGNPAEKAGMLLGDVLLAVDGLEITPDLAVTAVRDMVRGEKGTVVVLTVIHPGETEPVDLEIVRGDILDPSVSYRLMGDDNTIGYIRLARFSGESSREVAEAITSLQEQGATTLILDLRNNGGGLLNAAVEVADHFLANGPILYQVSKDEGERAYMATTTTLSPDTPLVVLVNAGTASASEIVAGALQDRERATLIGDHQTYGKGSVQLVYDLSDGSSVHVTSARWFTPNHHQIDQQGLQPDITVVVTQEAIDNGRDEVLNRALEFLQNES, encoded by the coding sequence ATGTCAGAAAAAACACGCAACATCTTAGCCATCGCCATGTTAATGCTGCTTGCCGGCAGCGCTTTTGTGGCCGGTTATTTCACCAATGATTTTGTGGAGCTGCAAACCGGCGGCACGCTGGTGCGGCAGCGCCAGGAGTTTGACGTTTTTTGGGAAGCGTGGGAGCGCATCGAAGAGAGCTTCATTGGCGACATGCCCTCCACGCGAGACCTGACCTACAACGCGATTCGCGGCTCCATGTCTTATCTACAAGACCCGTATACCGTGTTTATTGAACCGGTAGCTCGGGCCGAGGAGCGCCAATCGCTGCAAGGCACGTTTGGCGGCATTGGCGCACTGCTGTCGCGGCCGGAAGAGGGCGGGCCAATTATTCTGGAACCCATCCCCGGCAACCCGGCGGAGAAGGCGGGGATGCTGTTGGGGGATGTGCTGCTGGCCGTGGATGGGTTGGAGATTACGCCGGACCTGGCGGTAACGGCCGTGCGCGACATGGTGCGCGGCGAAAAAGGCACAGTGGTCGTGCTGACAGTCATCCATCCCGGCGAAACGGAACCGGTAGACCTGGAAATTGTGCGCGGCGATATTCTGGACCCCTCGGTCAGCTACCGGTTGATGGGCGACGACAACACCATCGGCTACATTCGGTTGGCCCGTTTTAGCGGCGAAAGCAGCCGGGAAGTGGCTGAAGCCATCACCAGTTTGCAGGAGCAAGGGGCGACCACGCTGATTTTGGACCTGCGTAACAACGGCGGCGGGCTGCTGAACGCCGCCGTGGAAGTGGCCGACCATTTCCTGGCGAATGGACCAATTTTGTACCAGGTGAGCAAAGATGAAGGGGAACGCGCCTATATGGCGACCACCACTACCCTGTCCCCAGACACGCCGCTGGTAGTGCTGGTGAACGCGGGCACGGCCAGCGCTTCGGAGATTGTGGCCGGGGCATTGCAAGACCGGGAACGGGCCACTCTCATCGGCGACCACCAGACCTATGGCAAAGGGTCGGTGCAGTTGGTCTATGACCTTAGCGATGGCTCATCAGTGCATGTGACATCGGCGCGCTGGTTTACGCCAAACCACCACCAGATTGATCAGCAGGGGTTGCAGCCGGATATTACTGTAGTCGTTACTCAGGAAGCGATTGACAACGGCCGTGATGAGGTCCTCAACCGCGCCCTTGAATTTTTACAAAACGAGAGTTGA